In the genome of Hymenobacter cellulosivorans, one region contains:
- the rplR gene encoding 50S ribosomal protein L18: MAFDKATRRKRIQRIIRTKVAGTSERPRLSVFRSNTGIYAQIIDDTTGRTLAAASSKHVSVEEGNGVALAAAVGKELASRAQEKGISKVVFDRSGYLYHGRVKSLAEGAREGGLNF; the protein is encoded by the coding sequence ATGGCTTTCGATAAAGCAACTAGAAGAAAACGGATCCAGCGCATCATCCGCACTAAGGTGGCTGGCACGTCCGAGCGTCCACGTTTGTCAGTGTTCCGCAGCAATACGGGCATTTATGCTCAGATTATTGACGACACCACTGGCCGTACGTTGGCGGCTGCTTCCTCGAAGCACGTTTCGGTGGAAGAGGGCAACGGAGTCGCCCTGGCTGCCGCAGTAGGTAAAGAACTTGCCTCCCGTGCTCAGGAAAAAGGAATTTCGAAAGTGGTATTTGACCGTTCGGGTTACCTCTACCACGGCCGCGTAAAATCATTGGCAGAAGGAGCCCGCGAAGGCGGCCTCAATTTCTAA
- the rplF gene encoding 50S ribosomal protein L6, with amino-acid sequence MSRIGKLPISLPSGVQVEVSNENTVTVKGPKGTLTTPVDRDITLTQADGQLVVERPTEQKRHKAMHGLYRSLINNMVNGVSNGFELKLELVGVGYKAAMAGTTLELSLGYSHNIFLALPKEVTATAVTEKGKNPIVTLNSIDNQLLGQVAAKIRSLRKVEPYKGKGVRFVGEQIRRKAGKTASK; translated from the coding sequence ATGTCACGCATTGGTAAACTGCCCATCAGCCTGCCCTCGGGCGTTCAGGTTGAAGTGAGCAACGAAAACACCGTTACGGTAAAGGGCCCGAAAGGCACCCTAACTACCCCGGTTGACCGCGACATTACCCTTACCCAAGCCGACGGCCAGCTGGTGGTTGAGCGTCCTACCGAGCAGAAGCGCCACAAGGCTATGCACGGTTTGTACCGCTCGCTGATCAACAACATGGTCAACGGTGTAAGCAACGGTTTTGAGCTGAAGCTGGAGCTGGTAGGTGTAGGTTACAAAGCAGCAATGGCCGGTACTACGCTGGAATTGTCGCTGGGTTACTCGCACAACATCTTCCTGGCCTTGCCGAAAGAAGTTACTGCTACGGCCGTAACCGAAAAAGGTAAAAACCCCATCGTTACCTTGAACAGCATTGACAACCAATTGCTGGGCCAGGTAGCAGCTAAGATTCGCTCGCTGCGCAAAGTTGAGCCTTACAAAGGCAAAGGCGTGCGCTTCGTGGGTGAGCAAATTCGTCGTAAGGCTGGTAAAACGGCTTCGAAATAA
- the rpsH gene encoding 30S ribosomal protein S8, translating to MNTDPIADYLTRVRNAIKANHRVVEIPASNIKKEITKVLYHKGYIQSYRFDDSSVQGTIKIALKYNPTTKQPAITKLERISTPGLRQYAHVENMPRVLSGLGIAILSTSKGVMTEKEAKAQNVGGEVLCHVY from the coding sequence ATGAATACAGATCCAATTGCCGACTACCTGACCCGGGTACGCAATGCCATCAAGGCAAACCACCGGGTAGTAGAAATCCCGGCCAGCAACATCAAGAAGGAAATCACGAAAGTGCTTTACCACAAGGGCTACATCCAAAGCTACCGCTTTGATGACTCTTCGGTACAGGGCACCATCAAGATTGCCTTGAAGTACAACCCTACTACGAAGCAGCCTGCTATCACCAAACTGGAGCGCATCAGCACCCCCGGTCTGCGTCAGTACGCTCACGTGGAAAATATGCCGCGCGTACTCAGCGGCCTGGGTATTGCTATCCTGTCGACTTCGAAAGGGGTGATGACGGAGAAAGAGGCGAAAGCCCAGAACGTGGGTGGTGAAGTATTGTGCCACGTTTACTAA
- the rpsN gene encoding 30S ribosomal protein S14, translating to MAKESVKARERKRIATVERYAEKRKALKAAGDYEGLDKLPRNASPVRIHNRDKINGRPRGYMRKFGISRVTFREMALAGKIPGVTKSSW from the coding sequence ATGGCTAAGGAATCCGTCAAAGCAAGAGAAAGAAAGCGCATCGCTACGGTAGAACGTTACGCTGAGAAGCGTAAGGCTCTGAAAGCCGCCGGCGACTACGAAGGCCTGGACAAGCTGCCCCGCAATGCCTCGCCCGTGCGCATCCACAACCGGGATAAAATCAACGGTCGTCCTCGTGGTTACATGCGTAAATTCGGCATCAGCCGCGTTACGTTCCGCGAAATGGCGCTGGCTGGTAAGATCCCCGGTGTAACGAAGTCGAGCTGGTAA
- the rplE gene encoding 50S ribosomal protein L5, with protein MARLKDIYQKEVVPALQEKFQFKSIMQVPRITKICINRGIGSAVADKKLVDNGVDELTTITGQKAVATIAKRSVSNFKLREGMPIGARVTLRGEQMYEFMDRLLTVALPRVRDFKGINDKGFDGRGNYTLGIKEQIIFPEISIDKIKSISGMDITFVTTAENDEQSYELLKAFGMPFANAKKQNNG; from the coding sequence ATGGCCCGACTGAAAGATATATATCAAAAAGAAGTAGTACCCGCGCTCCAGGAGAAATTCCAGTTCAAGAGCATCATGCAGGTACCACGCATCACCAAGATCTGCATCAACCGCGGTATTGGCTCGGCAGTAGCCGACAAGAAGCTGGTTGACAATGGTGTGGACGAGCTGACGACCATCACTGGTCAGAAAGCCGTTGCTACCATTGCCAAGCGTTCGGTGTCGAACTTCAAACTCCGTGAAGGCATGCCCATCGGCGCCCGCGTAACCTTGCGTGGTGAGCAGATGTACGAGTTCATGGACCGTTTGCTGACGGTTGCTCTCCCCCGGGTGCGTGACTTCAAAGGCATCAATGACAAAGGCTTTGACGGCCGGGGTAACTATACCCTAGGTATCAAGGAACAGATCATTTTCCCCGAAATTTCGATCGACAAGATTAAGTCAATCTCGGGTATGGACATTACCTTCGTAACGACCGCCGAGAACGACGAGCAGAGCTATGAGCTCCTCAAAGCTTTCGGAATGCCGTTCGCTAACGCCAAGAAACAGAACAATGGCTAA
- the rplX gene encoding 50S ribosomal protein L24, translated as MATKTKAQPVKLHVKTGDTVLVIAGDERGKTGVIKSVNRSTQRVIVEGLNLVTKHNKPSAKNPQGGITKIEAPIHVSNVKAVESKNA; from the coding sequence ATGGCAACGAAGACGAAAGCTCAGCCCGTGAAACTGCACGTGAAAACTGGTGATACCGTTCTGGTAATTGCTGGTGATGAGCGTGGCAAGACCGGCGTTATCAAGTCGGTAAACCGTTCGACGCAGCGCGTTATCGTGGAAGGCCTGAACTTGGTGACCAAGCACAACAAACCCAGTGCTAAAAACCCGCAAGGGGGTATCACTAAGATCGAAGCTCCAATCCACGTATCCAACGTGAAGGCAGTTGAATCGAAAAACGCCTAA
- the rplN gene encoding 50S ribosomal protein L14 — MIQQESRLTVADNSGAKEVLCIRVLGGTGKKYASVGDKIVVSIKSALPSGNAKKGTVSKAVVVRTKKEVRRKDGSYIRFDDNAAVLLNNNDEPRGTRIFGPVARELRERQFMKIVSLAPEVL; from the coding sequence ATGATACAGCAAGAATCCCGTCTGACCGTCGCTGATAACAGCGGCGCCAAAGAAGTTCTCTGCATCCGTGTCCTCGGTGGCACGGGCAAGAAATACGCCAGCGTAGGCGACAAGATCGTAGTTTCGATCAAGTCGGCTCTGCCCTCCGGCAACGCTAAGAAAGGCACTGTGTCGAAAGCAGTAGTTGTTCGCACCAAGAAGGAAGTACGCCGCAAAGACGGTTCGTACATCCGCTTCGACGACAACGCCGCCGTTCTGCTCAACAACAACGACGAGCCCCGCGGTACCCGTATCTTCGGCCCCGTAGCCCGCGAGTTGCGTGAGCGTCAGTTCATGAAAATTGTTTCACTAGCTCCTGAAGTTCTCTAA
- the rpsQ gene encoding 30S ribosomal protein S17, with the protein MASNEEQQVTTAEERNLRKEIIGRVSSTKMDKSITVVVESKMKHPIYGKFVTKSTKFMAHDENNECGEGDTVRIMSTRPLSKNKRWRLVEILERAK; encoded by the coding sequence ATGGCAAGCAACGAAGAACAGCAGGTAACGACCGCCGAAGAGCGGAACCTGCGGAAAGAAATCATCGGGCGCGTTTCCTCGACCAAAATGGACAAGTCCATCACGGTTGTGGTAGAAAGCAAAATGAAGCACCCGATCTACGGTAAGTTCGTTACCAAGTCGACCAAGTTCATGGCCCACGACGAGAACAACGAATGTGGCGAAGGTGATACGGTTCGCATCATGTCGACCCGCCCCCTGAGCAAGAACAAGCGCTGGAGATTGGTAGAAATTCTAGAACGCGCCAAGTAA
- the rpmC gene encoding 50S ribosomal protein L29 — MKNAEIQALSLEALKEQIKTEQTSGQALRFAHAISPLENPVRLKHSRRTVARLKTELTRRENEQANQTAK; from the coding sequence ATGAAGAACGCAGAAATCCAAGCCCTTTCGCTAGAAGCGCTGAAGGAGCAAATCAAGACTGAACAAACCAGCGGCCAGGCACTGCGTTTCGCACACGCCATTTCGCCCCTGGAAAACCCAGTTCGCCTGAAGCACAGCCGCCGTACCGTAGCTCGTCTGAAGACTGAGTTGACCCGTCGCGAAAACGAGCAGGCAAACCAAACTGCTAAATAA
- the rplP gene encoding 50S ribosomal protein L16, producing MLQPKRTKYRKMQKGRVTGLAYRGSSIDFGSFAIKSLEVAWITARQIEAARIAMTRAMKREGQVWIRIFPDKPITKKPAEVRMGKGKGSPEYWVACVKPGTIMFESDGVPLEVAQESLRLAAQKLPVKTKFVVRRDYEENK from the coding sequence ATGTTACAACCGAAAAGGACCAAGTATCGCAAGATGCAAAAGGGTCGCGTAACAGGCCTGGCCTACCGCGGCAGCTCCATAGACTTCGGTTCCTTCGCTATCAAGTCGTTGGAAGTGGCTTGGATTACGGCTCGCCAGATTGAGGCAGCCCGTATCGCCATGACCCGCGCCATGAAACGGGAAGGTCAAGTATGGATCCGTATTTTCCCCGATAAGCCAATTACCAAGAAGCCCGCTGAGGTTCGGATGGGTAAGGGTAAGGGTAGCCCCGAATATTGGGTAGCCTGCGTGAAGCCCGGCACCATTATGTTCGAATCGGACGGCGTGCCGCTGGAAGTGGCTCAGGAATCCCTGCGTTTAGCTGCGCAGAAGCTGCCAGTGAAAACTAAGTTTGTTGTTCGTCGCGACTACGAAGAGAACAAGTAA
- the rpsC gene encoding 30S ribosomal protein S3, with product MGQKVNPVGFRLGVIKGWDSNWYGGKDFADKLVEDEKIRKYVLARIPKGGISRIVIERTLKRITITINTARPGVVIGKGGQEVDKIKDELKQITSKDVQINIFEIKRPELDAKLVGESIAQQLQARISFRRAMKMSIQAAMRVGAEGIKIQCGGRLGGAEIARSEQYKEGRTPLHTLRADIDYALSEAQTVYGKIGIKVWIMRGEVFGKPDLSPNQQPANQGNDTRGGGNDRGPRGERGDRGGDRGPRRDRNDRGGDNRGGGQGGDNRGGQGGGQRRGGGAPGGANRGGGQGGPRR from the coding sequence ATGGGACAGAAAGTAAATCCGGTTGGCTTCCGTCTGGGCGTCATCAAAGGGTGGGACTCGAACTGGTATGGCGGCAAGGACTTTGCCGACAAGCTGGTTGAGGACGAAAAAATCCGCAAATACGTACTCGCTCGTATCCCGAAAGGTGGCATTAGCCGCATCGTAATCGAGCGTACCCTGAAGCGCATCACCATTACCATCAACACGGCTCGTCCGGGTGTGGTAATCGGTAAGGGCGGTCAGGAAGTTGATAAGATCAAGGACGAGCTGAAGCAGATCACCAGCAAAGACGTTCAGATCAACATCTTCGAAATTAAGCGTCCCGAACTAGACGCGAAACTGGTAGGTGAGAGCATTGCTCAGCAGCTGCAGGCGCGTATCTCGTTCCGTCGCGCTATGAAGATGTCCATCCAGGCTGCTATGCGTGTTGGTGCCGAAGGCATCAAGATTCAGTGCGGTGGCCGTTTGGGCGGTGCTGAAATTGCACGTTCCGAGCAGTACAAAGAAGGTCGTACGCCGCTGCACACGCTGCGTGCTGACATCGACTACGCTCTGTCGGAAGCTCAGACCGTGTATGGCAAGATCGGCATCAAGGTGTGGATCATGCGTGGTGAGGTATTCGGCAAGCCTGACTTGTCGCCAAACCAGCAGCCTGCCAACCAAGGCAACGACACCCGTGGCGGCGGCAACGACCGTGGCCCCCGTGGTGAGCGTGGCGACCGTGGCGGCGACCGTGGCCCACGTCGGGATCGTAACGACCGTGGCGGTGACAACCGTGGCGGTGGCCAAGGTGGTGATAACCGTGGCGGCCAGGGTGGTGGCCAGCGTCGTGGCGGTGGAGCACCCGGTGGTGCCAACCGTGGCGGCGGTCAGGGCGGCCCACGTCGCTAG
- the rpsS gene encoding 30S ribosomal protein S19 has protein sequence MARSLKKGPYIDFRLEKKVTAMEDSGKKSVVKTWSRRSMISPDFVGHTFAVHNGNKFIPVYVTENMVGHKLGEFAPTRNFRGHIAKKDKGKR, from the coding sequence ATGGCACGTTCGCTAAAAAAAGGGCCGTACATTGACTTCCGGCTCGAGAAGAAAGTCACGGCAATGGAAGATTCCGGCAAAAAGTCGGTGGTGAAGACTTGGTCGCGCCGCTCGATGATTTCGCCTGACTTCGTAGGCCACACCTTCGCCGTTCACAACGGCAATAAGTTCATCCCGGTGTATGTAACGGAGAACATGGTAGGTCACAAACTCGGTGAGTTTGCCCCCACCCGTAACTTCCGTGGCCACATCGCCAAGAAAGATAAAGGCAAGCGCTAA
- the rplB gene encoding 50S ribosomal protein L2, with amino-acid sequence MALKKLRPTSPGQRFRIAPAFDEITTSTPEKSLLAPLKKSGGRNESGKMTNRYIGGGHKQKYRVIDFKRDKAGVPATVKTIEYDPNRTARIALLSYADGEKRYIIAPAGLEVGTTVVSGPGVAPEVGNALSLREIPLGTIVHNIELMPGGGASIARSAGTYAQLVAREEKYATLKLPSGEMRMVLVTCMATVGTVSNGDHMNVRLGKAGRNRWLGRRPRVRGVAMNPVDHPMGGGEGRSSGGHPRSRNGIFAKGQKTRNKNKYSEQLIVNRKGKK; translated from the coding sequence ATGGCACTCAAAAAACTAAGACCAACATCACCGGGTCAGCGCTTCCGCATCGCACCCGCGTTCGACGAGATTACGACGTCGACGCCGGAGAAGTCGCTGTTGGCACCCCTGAAAAAATCCGGTGGCCGGAATGAATCCGGAAAAATGACCAACCGCTACATCGGTGGTGGTCACAAGCAGAAGTATCGGGTTATCGATTTCAAGCGTGACAAGGCTGGTGTTCCAGCTACTGTTAAGACGATTGAATACGATCCGAACCGCACTGCCCGCATCGCTCTGTTGAGCTACGCCGACGGCGAAAAGCGCTATATCATTGCGCCCGCTGGTCTGGAAGTAGGCACTACGGTAGTATCGGGCCCAGGCGTGGCTCCTGAAGTTGGCAACGCTCTGTCCCTGCGCGAAATTCCGCTGGGTACGATCGTGCACAACATCGAGCTGATGCCCGGTGGCGGTGCTTCTATCGCTCGCTCGGCTGGCACCTACGCCCAGCTCGTGGCTCGCGAAGAGAAATACGCAACCCTGAAATTGCCTTCCGGCGAGATGCGCATGGTACTCGTTACCTGCATGGCTACGGTTGGTACGGTTTCGAACGGTGACCACATGAACGTACGTCTCGGCAAAGCCGGTCGTAACCGTTGGTTGGGCCGTCGCCCACGTGTTCGTGGTGTTGCCATGAACCCAGTGGATCACCCCATGGGTGGTGGTGAAGGTCGTTCGTCGGGTGGTCACCCACGTAGCCGCAACGGTATCTTCGCTAAGGGTCAGAAGACCCGCAACAAGAACAAGTACTCCGAGCAGCTCATCGTTAACCGTAAAGGCAAGAAGTAA
- the rplW gene encoding 50S ribosomal protein L23, whose amino-acid sequence MSTLKKPIVTEKATALNEKGQYAFEVERTANKVQIKKEIEALYGVTVTGISTIRTNGKLKSKFTKGGSVSGRRPHGKKAIVTVKEGDVIDFYNGI is encoded by the coding sequence ATGAGCACGCTGAAGAAACCTATCGTGACCGAGAAGGCCACGGCCCTGAACGAGAAAGGTCAGTACGCTTTCGAAGTAGAGCGCACCGCCAACAAGGTTCAGATCAAAAAGGAAATCGAGGCTCTGTACGGGGTAACGGTAACGGGCATTAGCACGATCCGCACCAACGGCAAGCTGAAGTCGAAATTCACCAAGGGTGGCTCCGTTTCGGGCCGTCGCCCCCACGGAAAGAAGGCTATTGTAACCGTGAAAGAAGGCGACGTAATCGACTTCTACAACGGTATCTAA
- the rplD gene encoding 50S ribosomal protein L4, whose protein sequence is MELSVYNIKGEDTGRKVTLSDAIFGLTPNEHVMYLDVKQYLANQRQGTHKSKQRNEVHGTTKKLKKQKGTGGARAGSMKSPVFVGGGRVFGPEPRDYGFKLNKKTKRLARLSALSVLAQDGKVALVENISLDAPKTKDFLSILSGLKLNNGKKTLFVAAEADKNVLLSARNIQRVKVATPVALNTHDLLNTDTLLLSEDGLKSLEQLYTTAE, encoded by the coding sequence ATGGAACTGTCAGTATATAACATCAAAGGTGAGGACACCGGCCGTAAGGTAACTCTGTCCGACGCCATCTTCGGCCTCACGCCGAACGAGCACGTGATGTACCTCGACGTAAAGCAGTACTTGGCTAACCAGCGCCAGGGCACGCACAAGTCGAAGCAGCGCAACGAGGTGCACGGCACCACGAAGAAGCTCAAGAAACAAAAAGGTACGGGCGGTGCCCGCGCCGGCAGCATGAAGTCGCCAGTATTCGTTGGTGGTGGCCGCGTATTCGGTCCCGAACCCCGCGACTACGGCTTCAAGCTGAACAAAAAGACCAAGCGTCTGGCCCGTCTGTCGGCTCTGTCGGTACTGGCCCAGGATGGCAAGGTTGCTCTGGTGGAGAACATCTCCCTGGACGCTCCCAAAACGAAAGATTTCCTCTCGATCCTGTCGGGTTTGAAGCTCAACAACGGCAAGAAGACCTTGTTCGTTGCCGCTGAAGCCGACAAGAACGTGCTGCTCTCGGCCCGTAACATCCAGCGCGTGAAAGTTGCTACCCCCGTAGCTCTGAACACTCACGATCTGCTGAACACGGACACCCTGCTGCTGTCGGAAGACGGGTTGAAATCCTTGGAACAACTCTATACTACCGCTGAGTAA
- the rplC gene encoding 50S ribosomal protein L3 — protein sequence MPGIIGKKIGMTSLFTPDGKNIPCTLIEAGPCVVTQVKTLANDGYTAVQVGYGEKKAKNTTKALAGHFAKAGTTPKKKLVEFRLDAESTYAAGATIDASLFEEGEFVDVVGTSKGKGFQGVVKRYNFAGVGGQTHGQHNRLRHPGSIGACSWPSRVFKGMRMGGRMGNDRVKVQNLKVMRVVADKNLILVSGSIPGSKNSYVVLEK from the coding sequence ATGCCTGGCATCATCGGTAAAAAAATCGGTATGACAAGCCTCTTCACTCCGGACGGGAAAAACATTCCCTGCACGCTCATCGAAGCGGGTCCGTGCGTAGTGACGCAGGTTAAAACGCTGGCCAACGACGGTTATACCGCCGTTCAGGTTGGCTACGGCGAGAAAAAAGCGAAGAACACGACCAAAGCTTTGGCTGGTCACTTCGCTAAAGCCGGTACCACCCCCAAGAAAAAGCTAGTTGAATTCCGCCTCGACGCGGAATCGACGTACGCTGCAGGCGCCACCATCGACGCGAGCCTCTTCGAAGAAGGCGAGTTTGTGGACGTAGTTGGCACCTCGAAAGGTAAAGGTTTCCAGGGCGTAGTAAAGCGCTACAACTTTGCCGGTGTAGGCGGGCAGACCCACGGTCAGCACAACCGTCTGCGTCACCCCGGTTCTATCGGTGCTTGCTCCTGGCCCTCGCGCGTATTCAAAGGAATGCGCATGGGTGGCCGTATGGGCAACGACCGGGTAAAAGTGCAGAACCTGAAAGTGATGCGCGTAGTAGCCGACAAGAACCTGATTCTGGTGAGCGGCTCTATTCCCGGCTCCAAGAACTCTTACGTGGTCCTGGAAAAATAA
- a CDS encoding O-antigen ligase family protein, translated as MQLVLTIPRLTIAAAVFCSFIIVGLFVADFFRILPSIGIVGITLTAICYTVLHRGREERLYNDWRIYAALACVFLVHVAAGVNTSAHNLGEYTKDVVLQSPFLLLPLAFWLLPALPSRYLARLWQLFIGCVTGAALVATGNYLLHAAEINEMYLHSKIMPTEPDHIRFSLMVTLATAAAVVLLAFDSTLSGLKRGGLVTAVVLLALFQHLLAVRSGLVTFYAVGVMMAGWLLRQRAYRRAALVLTVLVALPLVSYVSFPTFRNKFVNTQDDLNEVNNTAAANNYSLVARVYSYKVAAKLVKDNPWFGVSKADMPEEMAKHYAADYPSIRPQSYIQPHNQFIYSAVAFGLIGVLVFTLCFYYPLLWTWPRFAPLVIIQYVIVSLSFLVEYTLETQIGLTYSLFFILLGLNGLRLNPAEAPPSWRPA; from the coding sequence ATGCAGTTAGTACTAACGATTCCACGCCTGACCATAGCCGCAGCAGTGTTCTGCTCCTTTATTATCGTGGGGTTGTTTGTGGCCGATTTCTTCCGGATTTTACCTAGCATTGGCATCGTCGGCATCACACTTACGGCCATCTGCTATACCGTGCTGCACCGTGGGCGGGAAGAACGGCTTTACAACGATTGGCGAATCTATGCTGCGTTGGCCTGCGTGTTTCTCGTGCACGTCGCAGCAGGAGTCAATACCAGCGCGCATAATCTGGGAGAGTATACCAAGGATGTGGTGTTGCAGTCACCGTTCCTGTTACTGCCGTTGGCCTTCTGGCTACTGCCGGCTTTGCCTAGTCGGTATTTAGCTCGGCTTTGGCAGCTGTTCATTGGTTGCGTAACAGGAGCTGCTTTGGTAGCTACCGGTAACTATTTGCTACATGCAGCCGAAATCAACGAAATGTATCTGCATTCGAAGATTATGCCGACTGAGCCCGACCATATCCGTTTCAGTCTGATGGTGACCCTAGCCACTGCAGCAGCAGTAGTGTTGTTGGCTTTCGATTCTACTCTTTCGGGTCTCAAGCGTGGCGGCCTCGTAACGGCGGTTGTGCTATTGGCTTTGTTCCAGCATTTGCTGGCCGTTCGCAGCGGATTGGTTACATTTTATGCGGTCGGGGTAATGATGGCGGGGTGGTTGCTGCGCCAACGGGCTTACCGCCGGGCTGCCTTGGTGCTAACTGTGCTGGTAGCTTTGCCGCTGGTGAGCTACGTGAGCTTTCCCACGTTCCGGAATAAGTTTGTCAATACCCAGGACGATCTTAACGAGGTCAACAATACGGCCGCGGCTAACAACTATTCACTCGTGGCCCGGGTGTATTCCTATAAGGTAGCAGCCAAGCTCGTTAAGGACAACCCGTGGTTTGGCGTAAGTAAAGCCGACATGCCTGAAGAAATGGCGAAGCACTACGCGGCAGATTATCCCAGTATCCGGCCCCAGTCGTATATCCAGCCCCACAACCAGTTTATCTATTCTGCCGTGGCCTTTGGCTTAATCGGGGTGTTGGTCTTTACCCTTTGCTTTTACTATCCTCTTTTGTGGACTTGGCCACGGTTTGCTCCACTAGTCATTATTCAGTACGTCATTGTTTCCTTGTCTTTCCTGGTAGAATACACACTGGAAACCCAAATTGGGCTGACTTACTCTCTGTTCTTTATTCTGCTTGGCCTGAATGGTCTGCGTCTCAACCCGGCGGAAGCTCCGCCAAGCTGGCGTCCGGCTTAA